The Arachis hypogaea cultivar Tifrunner chromosome 14, arahy.Tifrunner.gnm2.J5K5, whole genome shotgun sequence DNA window GAATATCTCTCCCTCTACCCTTTCTTCTCCTACTCTCTCTAACCCTTTCCCTCCCCGCCGCTCCGTCAGCCCCACCAATGCCTCCTCAATCCgtctctctcttccctttcttcttccacTCTCTCTAACCCTCTCCTTCCCGCCACTCTGTCAGTCCCGCTGCATCTCAACCCCACCACCGCATCCTCTCTAGcagcgtctctctctctctcactgctATCTAGTTCTGTCAGTTGCCACCAACAGTACTAACCACCACCAACATTCTCCCGTCCACTTCCGTTTCTGCATTTTCCagtaaataaatttttgttttagttcttgttaaatttaggattaatttaggttttagttgttaattagtattataatttaattagaaataatttttctgtttagtGAACTTACGTGGTTAAGATAGGATTAGATTAGGCTATTAGACTTTTGTGAGTTCTAATGCTATAATGATgtgatattgttgttgttgtgctTTTGGTTctaaattagaattaaatttaGTAAATTGGTGATTCTCAAGCTTAAATGCATATATCTCACATAGTTTAAGTTATTCTATTCAAATAGGCATATTGCTAAATATTTGTGAAGTTGGTTAAACTTACTTTTATACTGgctaattttttgttaaactaattttatctgtgtaattaaataattaattctcTATCATTCTAGtagttctttattttattatgttaaggtattattattattattattattattattattattattattattgcatgaGTCAAGTGTCAACAAGTTGATTAAAGACTTCGATAATAAGTCACATTAATTTTCAATATGTTTTAAGAGTGAAAATTATAACAtccaagtttttaaaattaaattttatgctttgaatttaaaaataaaatttaatttaataatgacttattctattattttaaattatctatcAGAAACTATATTGATAGTTACAgtctaaattgatttttataaatattattattattattattattattattattatttagttatatttatttggccgaagccattaagatttgtattatattattacaatattatattattacttgtttataacatgacacatgctctctttttatatataaccaAATGAAAGAATTAGAAACGTGGCTTATGTGCTCttgtgcatatatatatacatacatataattgTTACACATGccacttttaattattaatcaatgACACCTAATGAAGCATTAGCCACCACAAATTATCCATTCATTCCTATCAGCCTTATCACTAACATTTCTTTACTCTCACCACCGAATTGAACTtggcaaaaaaaagaagaaagaaaggccgAGAGAGAATGTGAGCTTTTATGGAAACCATGAGTTTTTAGCTTCAATTTCTTgtgatccgtaactccaataaaaaatttaatccggtaaaagtgtttgtatcttcttcctctacatgtTGGTGTTACTTTGATCCGGTAGAAATTGACGGTGACTTAGCTCCTCTTTCTCTTGAGTTCggccaactggagttctaggaggcacataTGATTTCTGACGCTTTCTTCTGCAACAGCTCGATAAAAAAGTTTCTCCAAAGTTTTCGTTGATTTTGATTTCGTATaaaggtaggggatttatttttaaagataaacatttttaatttagaatgcctacaaaattaattgaataattgcaaatatatctatatatatatatatatattaataatagtaatgttATTGAGTATGGATTATTGCTGTGAATGTGACTGTTTTCTGATTATTAAGAATTTCGCTGATTTGAGAATTGTTGAGAAAAAGGCTGGTGAATTGTTGAGAaatagggaacccgtaagggtggtttagaccgaattttagagaaaatgccgccaaaattttataaaatttgaggttttatttgaaaagttattttaaaagatttggttttggaaaattaaattatttaaaatatatttagttaagaaaagatttactctattttaaagtttgatttattaagaaaaatataatgttttaaacccaatcttttaaggagaaattttgttttaagtaaagatttgagctcggtttattaagaaaaggaatctctgtcacaagagagcagagaacaagaatttaaagaatatattaattaatgaagtgTCTACCACAGGAGAGTAGATGTGatattgtttgggccttagtgccaaatgtaaagtggggacgcccacacactgagaactgttttccagatgtacgcttattgatttggaaagtcacactgatgcagcctagccgtacgacttataagcacactgatgcatctggaaagccataccAGCTGGGACTTGTGcctgggtaatgtcgggagcaggtaggcaaccgacacatgagctcatggcctgcgttaggaatagacatgcatcatgttgtttgcacatttgcatttgattgcgcttgcttgtcttattactttgtgattgtattgtttgtcttgttgtgacttgcttgtacattgaattgaatctcttgcttgcacTACTTGTTTGTAagtgtattaaagtgattacaAGTTGACATTTGGCTGAGGATTAactatgtggctgagagacagaaaatgtgactaattttatatttaagtttttatttgagtttagagtttttttaaaaaaagaggtAATTTGTTAGCTAAAGTAAAACAAGAGTATTTTCAaagggtttgataaaaatatatttttattgagcaaagttaattatttgcattttaatccattacttttacggcattcccattccctactgagaacgtgtggtttgttctcaccccaaattttccaccctttcagtaACACAGGTTCGGAGATTCAGTAAGAAGCTGCAGACGactagtagatttacttgtgattcctgttgtttttatagagttccctcgtccttgttgctttagggttttttttttttattttatgcagagggataggtattgtatttgagttttacatTGAATTTAATCGTATAAcatctattattattagtaattatgtggttattattatttgaagatcttttgttatgtgatttttaattactaaaatcttttttttttgaaattttcttaaaaacagaaacgcgatatcgacgtaaaggctcaatagtaaatttataataaagaaaatcaggtccgtaacgccttacttttggtacgatcatgacatgctaaaagttagggtgttacaaaaatgatagtaaattaaaaaaaaaatcaaatatgagATTATTTTAAATTACTTATGGCTGGATGACTTTTTATTTGCATACGGACAAAATTATATATGTAGTAATATATATTGCTAAATATTTATGAAGTTGGAATGTGCACTTACCtctttgtttatttgatttcaacGGATAATATATTTCTTTAACTAAGTTTAACGTAGTTTATTTTGATTAAGCATTTTGAAAGATGTGCGAATATGTTTAACACATTTTTAATTGGTATGTTCTTTGCATACATGACGACAGATAGAAGTGTTGCGAATCAGTCTAGTGATTGTAGTCGTGGACGTGGTagagaaaggatatttttttgctGGTATTCTTAAAAATTCTTGATCTCTTTCTCTAATTCGACTACCCCAGTAACATCATAGATTGCAAGTACATCAGAATAGCCATTCATTATGATGTATAACTCACTATAGTTTGAAAGAACTATTAATTGAAGATAACATAGGAGTAGGTATTTACACTAGCTCGTCCCATGCCAAAATCATGGAATTCAATTATTttggagcatatatatatatatatataaacttttttttttgagaCACATGTTAAAAGGATATGTAATAGTGTGTataaatatacaattttttttttgttcatgaaATTGACATAGAATAATTTTCAATTTGGTTGTCATTGGAAGAGTCAAGGTTATGAACAAAATAAAGGAGAAGAAGTTTTTATCCCAATTGCAGTGTCACACCTACAAGCATATATGTAAAAGATATTTATGTCTTTAATTTGGTTTTAGAAAATTATTGTATTATTTGGatggaaagattttttttttgtttattctttTCTCATATTTGGATTTAATTCGTGTGAACgaagttttaaatattattgtatGATTAATTTcggtatataaaaaaattgttgtgtctttttttaatttgaattcatTATGATGGTTAAAGTGAAttcaatttttgaattaaataaaaaaattagttattttcatATGCAATTTATATGTATAACTATGAAGGTGACATAATATTATGTGATTGTTATAtattatgatttattattttattacttttgtgCTATATGCGCATTTAGtcttgttaaataaaaaaatcagtaGCAATTTAGATTATTATATCCATTTATTTAAAGGTTTGGTTTTGAAATAAATTGATTGAATATTATGTTGTGAAAGTAGTCTCTTttataaaaattgatttattttaaaacattaggaatatagtaatatataatttatgtGAATATTGATCATCTCAAAGGAAGATTTATATTTGGCAGAGTTATATATACATGTaaatgatatttatatatttggaCAAATGGTTAAGAATAAATCaatacttattatttatgcgaacaataatcgatccaaaaaaattattatttggttaaataataaacattgaaccttgtgtttattttttatttaattatgtaaccACTAATCGGCCCAAAGGATGATTGGTGTTTAGCCAAttgatagaaaatatatgcgaTAATAAATAGGTATAGTTCTCAAGTTTTCATTTGAACAATGAGTCGACCCAAAGATATGCTTATTGTTTGACAGAAATTTATTGAGAATATTTTGTAAGCCGCACTAAATAAATTTATGTATACGTAGTTTATGGGGATACGATCGGCCCAAAAGAAGTTATGTACTTGACCAAATTACATGCGCATTTGTGGTAATAAACATGTGATACTTATTTGGTTCCATGTGAATAATAAATTTGTTCAAAAATAGACTTTTTGTTTGACAAAATTTATTATCAATATTTGATTAATGGATTAAAAATACCGTTTACAAATTAATGTTGTGTTGGGTGTTTGTGATAGGCCCACTATCATATAAATTTTATTCATATAATATGTAACTTAGGTGaacatattattttgttttaaagttAAGTTTGCCAATGTATATATCTAGATGTTGTATTAAAAATTGAAGAAGTCCTTCTCCATGGATAAAGTTTCAAATAGTAAAACTGAACATTAAGATGTGAGATTGTTCAAATTGCATAAATCTTGTGATCTTAAAGTATGAGATTCCAAAAGACTTATAAATACGATGCCCGAAATAAGGGTTTTTGCTTTAAAGAAATTTTCTTAAGAAATACAAAAGCACTTTGTTAAAAGTGACAAGGTTGAAATGAATATGACATttgtcaaattaaattttaacgaggcatatataaaaatataagcgAATACATCTTATAAATATCTtttctgattttgaaattaaatgcaTTAACGTTATTAGTGTCTAAcgacatactcatgcatttaagTTATTTCTTTAAAGCATAATTATGTTAATTTAACGTTAGTTATCAAGTTGTAATTGTCAATAGATCCTCACTATGTGCAATAAAAAAAAAggtcaaaataaaaaaagtaataagGGTAAAAGAATTGCATATGGCATATTTTGCaagaaataacataaataaataaagaattcaGTTATTTCTTTTGTAAGTACTCAAAATATTAGAAAAGAGATTATGTAAATATCACGTTTAATGTATAAAGATGAATATATCTCtaatttattttgattgaaaaatttatttagtttcaatGCTAAGACATATTTGGTGAGTAGATTTTGACTCTTCTCACTACAAGGATTTTAATATTTAGTGGAGGTTTTCTAGTGGAAATTTTTAAAACCTACACAAAATATTTCATTTGTGACAAATTATAAAACTCCCctacataattataaaaaatccCCCCAGGCCCCACTGTTacagataattaaaatttctaaACCCCCCTCCAAACAAACCCTAAAGCTATCACCCGTTGCTGTGTGAGAGAGAAGATCTCGTCAAATCCAAAATGATTATCAAGCTTCAACCCTAAAGCTCACAGCTATCGCCGCCTCCATCGCCACCGCTATCACCACCACTATATCCATTCGTGTCCTTGCCGCCACCGCATGCTTCGATAATCTCTTTTTGCGTTGTCTCCTCCGTCGATGCATCATCTCCTTTGGTCGCGACACGGTAACTTTTGAGATTTTCCTCTCTGTCTCTGTctttctctgtctctctctcttttcGTTCTTCGTGGAATCTTTCCGATTGTGGTTTGATGTATTACTTCTCTgattttggatttggattttgttACTTTTGCGATTAttcagtgattttttttttttgtgactgattATTCAGTGAATTTGATGGCGACACAATTAGTCTAGATATTTTTGCTTACTGATTTTGCGAGAAAATTTTTGTTTCTATCTAACTATTCAAGGAATCAGTGATTTTCGGCAATATTTGAAGTATGATTTCTATACATATGCGTGACACTCTTTTTTTAATATGATATCCTTTATTTTATGCTAACGTATAATTTCTTGGATGTTGTCCTTGTTAACTCAGAGAAAGTGTTCGATGATATCCTCATAAAAGTTCAAGGTTCTTTTTTAGTTTTCCTTTCATTTTCTATGGATAGATTTGTTTTCTCTGATTTATGCTATTGGAGATTTATTACTCTCTCCATTTGAttttgtaaataactaaatatattttcacctttgttaatttaattttgttgatgCAATTTCATTATAGAATGATAATATAAAGCTGATTGATTGTTTCCTTTTCTGCTAAAAATCTGTTAAAAGATATTTAGTTTGATTGTGTTAGATGGAAGAGCCTGTCGTAGTTAACAAAGGCAAGGAGCCGCTGGATTTGCCACCAGGTTTCGGATTCCACCCAACAGATGAAGAAATCATCACTTATTACCTCACCGAGAAGGTCATGAACAGCAGCTTCAGTGCAACTGCCATAGGTGAAGCCGATTTGAACAAATCCGAACCCTGGGATTTACCAAGTAAGAAGTAGTAATATTATGTCCGTACATGAGCAGTTAGTTAGTTATGACTTATGAGTTATACcgattattttgattattatttggTGTGCAGAGAAAGCAAAGATGGGAGAGAAGGAGTGGTACTTCTTTTGTCAGAAAGGTGACATCACAGATTGAAAAACAAGCTGTGAAGTAATGcagaaaattaagaacaaagttgGTTACTtgtttagagaaaaaaaataaaaatgagcttaatgaaaacCAGTATTATTTCTTCACACTAATGACCAATacaattgttatatatatatacacatgatTCAGAGTCAGACTCTTCTCAAGAATAACCACAAAGAGCAAGCTTTAACTAACTAACCAAAacataaaactaactaaacaaaaatcTGTTAGCTATAGAACTCTgataactaaactaactaactttGTACTATCTCTTAATAGAGCATACTCTGTTTCTAGGAGCCCTAATGCTATATGAAGTTATGATTATCTCTCATATTTGATAATTTACATCACTTTTCTACTTCTTTTGGATTATTTTCATTGTAGGTTGCAGAATTGTGAGAAAAAATCTGCGATATTGCTCGGGACTCGAATGGAGTAGTTCCTGCGTCAGACTTTCCTTACAGTTGTCAGAAAATCTGGGAAATGATTAAGGCAGACAAGGACCTTGATCTTCCTTCTCATAAGGTAAACCTCAGATGGTTCATTATGGTTCCTAACATATGAAAGCAGTATTGAACTATTGTTAATTCTCGTGTCTTGTCTCGTGTGCACAAAATTAATTCTTGCAAAATATATTAGCAAATTTTCTTTCAAGGACTAATCTCTGTTGAAGCTTTATCGCTTGATCAACTTGTAGATTATGCTTGCTACTGTTCGATATGAAGAAATTTTTCGGGAAAAGTATAAAGCTGCAAAGGAGGTATTAAGAGCACTTGAAAAAAAGGGGACTCTTATTTAACTGAATTAATTGATTGATTTTATTCAATCTACGAACATAAGACAAGGGGTGATTATCGAAAAATTTAGTTAATTAAAACCTCTTTTATGTAGTACAACCATATACCGTTTATATAATTCATTGAAAACTTTGTATATATTTGGATTATTTCATTTTGGTTAAGATAAGTTTACGGAGATGTTCTTATGCCTAATGTCAATTTTGAACAAAAAGGAAGAATTGAAAGAAATAAAACCATTTATAACAAAGAGGCTATAATTGTCCCATTATGTGATATTGAAATATCTATTATGTGCAAtccaaattataaattaatcatttaaACTCTACATTATTGTGCAATAAGTCTAATCTAATAGATGTACATCTATTCATTCATGTTTGATTACATTATTACATGCTAACCATATGTatgataatttaattttgttgatgCAATTTCATTATGGAATGATAATATAAAGCTGATTGATTTCTTTCTCTTAATAAAGTGACACAGTTTTGATTGCCTACACTATTCAACTTCATTGTGAATGTCTTAGAAGGTGAATCATAATTTTCTTTAGAATGTTAGTGGAATCATAAAGCCCAGAAGGtgaatgattattttattattattttcttttgttctctttctatatttttttatttattttgttattgctAAAAATACACCCACGAGAATCATAtaaaactttatttatttatttattattattttgttgctGGTATAATGATGAGGTTTGTTTTGTAGAATGACTCTGGATGTGTTTGGGAAACTCGTTAGAAGGGAAGAAGTACGTTTAGACTTCTTGAAAGCTTCAACTTTTGGTTTGGCAAAATTTTTTTCCATGAACGCAGAAGTGATTCTGCTGCCAAAACCAACGTTTACAAGAAGCAACTATTTTTAGCTTCTGCGTTTTCCTAACGAGCTTTTTAGCCATGATACTAaccatttatttatcttttaccaactttatccttcatgtatgttattatattatttataaaattcttgttaTTCCTATTTATATgaactctattttttttattatttatcttttttattttttttcaactgtttgtttgatattatacacttttataattgtgatttttgtgtattatgtttgttattatctttttataatatgatttattgattctattaggtaaagtaaattaaacaaaaaattaactataaataataataataataaaaaattatagcatattaaaaaaagagtactaaaaatactaaaaatatactatataaaaagatCATCAAGAATTTTCAGATTTGTTTCAATTACtataaagtaaatatttaattttttttattatttttagtactctcttttataattgtaattctcatatactatgttttagtgtaattttttataatatagattatgattctattaaaaaaaattaaataaaaaattaatcatagataataataaaatcataaacgttggattccaaattaatattaagaataagattattgagagtactagaataagagtacgatgtaaaaaaatactaaaataacatTCTTagttaatacttaaaaaatgtaacatatttgattaaatattcttttatatatttataaaatttatattgttttatttttatttaaaaatatattttatctatttttatatgttatttttattttagtaagtaaatattaattttattataaaattaactaataagatttatttaaatatctaaattaaaattatagaataatataaaaaaattatttaagttgaggtctattttagtaattttttatctaaaagtgattttgaatggtataagacaaacaacatttattttactataatcaattttgatacaaaaattaccaaacataaatcactttaacacaaacttactttttatcaaaatcaagtttgcaaaatcaattttatacaaaatctcgtttacaaactgtaatccaaacacacactctGTTGTTGGGACTCCAGGCTCAGGGAAGACCACATTGCTATTAGC harbors:
- the LOC112743620 gene encoding NAC domain-containing protein 87, with amino-acid sequence MEEPVVVNKGKEPLDLPPGFGFHPTDEEIITYYLTEKVMNSSFSATAIGEADLNKSEPWDLPKKAKMGEKEWYFFCQKGCRIVRKNLRYCSGLEWSSSCVRLSLQLSENLGND